The following are encoded in a window of Mycobacterium sp. ELW1 genomic DNA:
- a CDS encoding MCE family protein — protein MRPKGVRALSATVAVALAMAGLTGCGSWRGANSLPLPGTAGGGPGSYTIQVQLPEVQNLQRNARVRVNDVNVGNVTAIDLQGWHALVTIQLAGDVDLPANATAKLGQTSLLGSLHVELAPPADVPAQGKLHEGSVIPLSSAGAYPSTEQTLAAASLLLNGGGVGQLQDIIATLSTAFGGRGEDLRSLIGQVDKFVGYLNDQTGDIIDATDRLNSLVGHFAAQKPVLDKTLRVLPDALEVLNQQRDHLTEALTQLGKLSELAAHSVSQTKESLVKILKELGPVLNSLANAGPALTRSLSLLATFPWPNETLENWVRGDYANLTAVIDLTLSRIDQGIFTGTRFEGNLTKLEIQWGRTIGQLPSPYTAGNPLTLPYHLDQGP, from the coding sequence ATGCGCCCGAAGGGGGTTCGTGCGCTTTCGGCGACCGTCGCGGTGGCGCTGGCCATGGCCGGCTTGACCGGTTGCGGCAGTTGGCGCGGCGCCAACTCATTGCCGCTGCCTGGCACCGCGGGGGGTGGTCCCGGCTCCTACACAATTCAAGTCCAGCTACCAGAAGTGCAGAATCTACAGCGCAACGCCCGGGTGCGAGTCAACGACGTCAACGTCGGCAATGTCACCGCGATCGACCTTCAGGGCTGGCACGCATTGGTGACCATCCAGTTAGCCGGCGACGTCGACCTGCCCGCCAACGCGACAGCGAAGCTCGGTCAGACGAGCCTGCTGGGTTCGCTGCACGTCGAGCTTGCGCCCCCGGCCGACGTACCCGCCCAGGGCAAGCTGCACGAGGGGTCGGTGATCCCATTGTCGTCGGCCGGCGCCTATCCCAGCACCGAGCAGACATTGGCTGCGGCGTCGCTCTTGCTCAACGGCGGGGGCGTGGGCCAACTGCAGGACATCATCGCCACGCTGAGCACAGCGTTCGGCGGCCGGGGCGAAGACTTGCGAAGCCTGATAGGACAGGTGGACAAATTCGTCGGATACCTCAACGACCAAACCGGCGACATCATCGACGCAACGGACAGGCTCAACAGCCTGGTCGGCCACTTCGCCGCCCAGAAACCAGTGCTCGACAAGACACTTCGCGTGCTTCCCGATGCTCTGGAGGTGCTCAACCAGCAACGGGACCACCTCACCGAAGCCCTCACCCAACTCGGCAAGCTCAGCGAGTTGGCCGCTCATTCGGTCAGTCAAACAAAAGAAAGCCTCGTCAAGATTCTCAAAGAGCTGGGACCGGTGCTTAATTCGCTAGCCAACGCAGGTCCCGCCCTGACGCGTTCACTGAGCCTGCTCGCGACATTCCCGTGGCCCAACGAAACACTGGAGAACTGGGTGCGCGGCGATTACGCAAACCTGACCGCGGTCATCGATCTCACATTGAGCCGGATCGACCAGGGGATATTCACCGGTACCCGATTCGAGGGCAATTTGACCAAACTCGAGATCCAGTGGGGACGCACGATCGGGCAGCTGCCCAGCCCCTACACCGCCGGGAACCCGCTGACTCTGCCTTATCACCTCGATCAGGGGCCTTAG
- a CDS encoding MlaD family protein: MRMTRFVRIQLIVFTIVSVIAALIVALSYLRLPALLFGIGRYTVTVELPEAGGLYSSSNVTYRGSEVGKVTDVRLTDKGVEAVLSLHSDVSIPSDLDAQVHSQTAVGEQYLALQPRNGTSAPLRNGDTIPLSRTSVQPPINSLLDAANRGLQAIPRDNLKTVVDEGYTAFGGLGPDLARLVKGATRVASGARQQQDALTTLIDQSKPLLDSQSQTSDDVQAWAAHLATITDQLQTQDQAVAGVIDKGGPAADEARQLLDRLRPTLPIVLANLVSVGQVALAYQPAVEQLLVVLPQGVNALQGVLIANLGTKSPYKGAYLSFNTNINVPPVCNTGFLPPQQQRTANFEDAPQRPPGDIYCRVPQDSMWDVRGARNYPCITVPGKRAPTAKMCESDEQYVPLNDGLNWKGDPNATLSGQPVPQLPPGTPPAPQAPLQPAIPPVPAAQYEPATGEYVGPDGTVHTQSNLAQGAPQVPTWQQMLTPSAGG; this comes from the coding sequence ATGCGCATGACTCGCTTCGTCAGGATTCAGTTGATCGTGTTCACGATCGTCTCGGTGATCGCCGCGCTCATCGTGGCGTTGTCCTACCTGCGACTGCCGGCGCTGCTTTTCGGCATCGGGCGGTACACCGTCACCGTCGAGCTTCCCGAAGCCGGTGGGCTGTACTCGAGCTCCAATGTCACCTACCGCGGATCTGAAGTCGGCAAAGTGACAGATGTGCGCTTGACTGACAAAGGCGTCGAGGCAGTTCTGTCCCTGCACTCCGATGTCTCGATCCCGTCGGATCTCGACGCGCAGGTGCACAGTCAAACGGCAGTTGGCGAGCAATACCTTGCCCTCCAGCCGCGCAACGGGACATCGGCACCGCTGAGGAATGGTGACACCATCCCGCTCAGCCGGACATCGGTCCAGCCCCCGATCAACAGCCTGCTCGACGCCGCAAACAGGGGACTGCAGGCGATTCCGCGAGACAACCTGAAAACGGTTGTCGACGAGGGCTACACAGCATTCGGCGGACTGGGGCCTGACCTCGCGCGGCTGGTCAAAGGCGCCACGCGGGTGGCCAGCGGTGCCAGGCAGCAGCAAGATGCGTTGACCACTCTGATCGACCAGTCCAAACCGCTGCTGGACTCGCAATCGCAGACCTCGGATGACGTGCAAGCGTGGGCGGCACACCTGGCCACGATCACCGACCAGCTCCAGACTCAGGACCAGGCAGTCGCCGGGGTCATCGACAAAGGCGGACCGGCGGCGGATGAGGCACGGCAACTGCTGGACCGCCTGCGGCCGACACTGCCGATCGTGCTCGCCAATCTGGTCAGCGTCGGCCAGGTCGCCTTGGCCTACCAGCCGGCCGTCGAGCAGCTCCTGGTGGTACTTCCCCAGGGGGTCAACGCATTGCAGGGCGTGTTGATCGCCAACCTCGGGACCAAGTCGCCCTACAAGGGTGCGTACCTGAGCTTCAACACGAACATCAACGTGCCGCCGGTGTGCAACACCGGCTTTCTGCCGCCTCAACAACAGCGCACGGCCAACTTCGAGGATGCGCCGCAACGCCCCCCGGGCGATATCTACTGCCGGGTTCCGCAGGACTCCATGTGGGACGTGCGCGGTGCGCGCAATTATCCGTGCATCACCGTGCCCGGTAAGCGGGCCCCCACGGCCAAAATGTGCGAGAGCGACGAGCAGTATGTGCCGCTCAATGATGGCCTCAACTGGAAGGGTGACCCCAACGCGACCCTTTCCGGCCAACCGGTTCCGCAGCTACCGCCCGGCACCCCGCCGGCACCGCAAGCGCCCCTGCAACCCGCGATTCCGCCAGTGCCCGCTGCTCAATATGAGCCTGCCACAGGCGAATACGTCGGACCAGACGGCACGGTGCACACCCAGTCGAACCTCGCGCAGGGTGCGCCGCAGGTACCCACGTGGCAGCAGATGCTGACCCCTTCGGCCGGGGGCTGA
- a CDS encoding lipoprotein LpqH, producing MSAIGRTASHSRSRGLAAALLSVAAVASCSNDSPAAAPPPRDAVPPGTAQVKLGSDDAGTTHSVACTTVASSIIIKTGNDAAGTTSTLTSADGLTVASVDIRDVAGFTGSQRAGLQGDANVHMTGPLYVITGTARGFSTNNPSATAMQPFSITVSC from the coding sequence ATGAGCGCGATTGGGCGGACCGCGTCGCATAGTCGATCCCGTGGTCTGGCCGCGGCCCTGTTGAGCGTCGCCGCAGTCGCGAGCTGCTCGAATGATAGTCCCGCCGCCGCACCGCCGCCGCGCGATGCCGTACCGCCTGGCACGGCTCAGGTGAAATTGGGTAGCGATGACGCCGGAACCACCCATTCCGTGGCGTGCACCACCGTGGCATCGTCGATAATCATCAAGACGGGCAACGATGCCGCAGGAACCACGTCGACACTCACCAGCGCCGACGGGCTCACCGTGGCATCGGTCGACATCCGTGATGTCGCCGGATTCACCGGTAGTCAGCGGGCCGGCCTGCAGGGTGACGCCAACGTCCACATGACTGGGCCGTTGTACGTGATCACCGGGACGGCGCGGGGCTTCAGCACCAACAATCCGAGTGCTACTGCGATGCAACCCTTTTCGATCACCGTGTCTTGCTGA
- a CDS encoding ABC transporter permease translates to MSYNVARYPLPQVRRAAASFAAGWNRIGDQTAFYVKSIGSCRDAVRYYKGEIARLVAQMSLGVGALAVIGGTVVIIILLTGSVGGLVAIQGYTSLGSIGVEALTGFFSAYVQVRFSTPAIAAIGLAVTVGAGSTAQLGAMRINEEIDALEVMAVRAIAYVVSTRLIAGVIVVIPLFCMATITATAFTRFLVIFVYGQSSGVYDHYFNTFLQPFDIFASFLEAVVMGLVIMLVHTYYGFNASGGPAGVGEAVGRAVRASLVAAVSVALVIALATYGESGNFHLSG, encoded by the coding sequence ATGAGTTACAACGTCGCCCGCTACCCACTGCCGCAAGTCAGACGCGCCGCAGCATCGTTCGCGGCGGGTTGGAACCGAATCGGTGACCAGACAGCGTTTTACGTCAAGTCGATTGGAAGCTGCCGCGACGCAGTGCGGTATTACAAGGGGGAGATCGCCCGCTTGGTCGCCCAAATGAGTTTGGGTGTAGGCGCATTGGCGGTGATCGGCGGCACCGTGGTGATCATCATCTTGCTGACCGGGTCTGTCGGAGGCCTGGTCGCTATCCAGGGATACACGTCACTGGGAAGCATCGGAGTCGAGGCGTTGACCGGGTTTTTCTCGGCCTACGTTCAAGTCCGGTTCTCCACGCCGGCGATCGCGGCTATCGGGCTGGCGGTGACCGTCGGCGCCGGTTCTACCGCGCAGCTGGGTGCGATGCGGATCAATGAGGAAATCGACGCACTCGAAGTGATGGCTGTCAGGGCGATCGCCTACGTGGTGTCGACTCGGCTGATCGCCGGGGTGATCGTGGTCATTCCGTTGTTCTGTATGGCGACTATCACGGCGACCGCCTTCACCCGGTTTCTGGTCATCTTCGTCTACGGGCAGTCCAGCGGCGTCTACGACCACTACTTCAATACCTTCCTGCAGCCATTTGACATCTTCGCGTCGTTCCTGGAGGCCGTCGTCATGGGGCTGGTGATCATGCTCGTGCACACCTATTACGGCTTCAATGCATCGGGTGGTCCGGCCGGTGTAGGTGAGGCGGTGGGGCGCGCGGTGCGTGCTTCGCTGGTAGCAGCGGTGTCCGTCGCATTGGTCATAGCGCTCGCGACGTATGGCGAGTCCGGCAACTTCCACTTGTCCGGATAG
- a CDS encoding Rieske 2Fe-2S domain-containing protein produces the protein MKTTGLPSMAPTGWFQVAWSADVAVGDVVPKHYFGRDLVLFRELNGDVKVLDAHCQHLGASLAHGGCVVDEGIQCPFHGWVWNGEGRNVAIPYQDRPNRGRRVRSYRVTELNDSIYMWHDAESRPPMWEVPNAFEALGPHVRERTFHPFGTECRTRFDSVKVHPQVIAENAVDPHHFRFVHKTPMSPVVLREHTDESTWSAKVGFGRRWADVVDRADDTMNTIEIYWSGIGLSFNGEHMRDGIRVISICATPVDDTTSDIFAGYWISAEDGAEPDSFQARLESAKLALPDDIQIWEHQLYLEPPGLATSEAAGFRALRRWASTFYPESVAPPVSQRV, from the coding sequence ATGAAGACGACAGGTTTGCCAAGCATGGCTCCCACCGGGTGGTTTCAAGTCGCCTGGAGTGCCGACGTCGCGGTCGGGGACGTCGTACCGAAGCACTACTTCGGACGCGACCTTGTTCTCTTTCGGGAATTGAACGGTGACGTCAAGGTGCTCGATGCGCATTGCCAGCATCTCGGTGCCAGCCTTGCCCACGGCGGTTGCGTCGTCGATGAGGGGATCCAGTGTCCGTTTCACGGCTGGGTCTGGAACGGTGAGGGCCGCAACGTCGCCATCCCGTACCAGGACCGGCCCAATCGGGGGCGCCGGGTGCGCTCGTACCGGGTGACCGAACTCAACGACTCCATCTACATGTGGCACGACGCCGAGTCACGGCCGCCTATGTGGGAGGTGCCCAACGCCTTCGAGGCACTGGGCCCGCACGTCCGCGAGAGGACCTTTCACCCCTTTGGCACCGAGTGCCGGACTCGCTTCGACAGCGTGAAGGTACATCCCCAGGTGATCGCCGAGAATGCGGTGGATCCCCATCACTTCCGGTTCGTCCACAAGACTCCGATGAGTCCGGTCGTCTTGCGCGAGCACACCGACGAATCGACGTGGTCGGCCAAGGTCGGCTTCGGCCGACGCTGGGCCGACGTTGTCGACCGCGCCGACGACACGATGAACACGATCGAGATCTACTGGTCCGGCATCGGGCTCAGCTTCAACGGCGAGCACATGCGCGACGGCATCCGCGTCATCTCGATATGCGCGACTCCCGTCGACGACACCACATCCGACATCTTCGCCGGCTACTGGATCAGCGCGGAGGACGGCGCCGAGCCGGATAGCTTCCAGGCGCGGTTGGAGTCGGCGAAACTGGCTCTGCCCGACGACATTCAGATCTGGGAGCACCAGCTCTATCTCGAACCCCCTGGGCTGGCGACCTCGGAGGCGGCGGGCTTTCGCGCCCTGCGGCGTTGGGCGAGTACGTTTTATCCCGAGTCCGTGGCGCCGCCGGTCTCGCAACGTGTCTGA
- a CDS encoding MCE family protein, giving the protein MKTFSERNPYIIGGIGIAVVLGLVALLLSFHQLPFVSDTKEYSGYFAEAGGLKGGEGVQVSGLRVGEVSGITLDGNRVLVKFKIDRNVRLGDRTEAAIKTRTVLGSKYLEVTPRGNGSLNQTIPLDRTRSPYQLTDALGDLSKTIKGLNTDQLSNSLSTLAQTFQDTPPDLKIAVSGIERISQTLNNRDEQLRNLLANANEATKVLGDRSDQIAGLITDANALLGELQTQDAALDQIAGNISALSHQLAGVIKENRDTLRPALDKLNGVLAIVNNRKDRVQKSIKLLNAYALGLGESVASGPFFKAYLVNLFPGQFVQPFIDAAFSDLGVDPNTLLPSQRSDPQIGQPGTPALPVPYPRTGQGGEPKMTLPDAITGKPGDQGCGPPGLPLPGPTGCYPYREPPPASPRGGPPPGPPALPAPGYASTPTPPLPIYQSAPGEAAPAGPAPGPTQPPAEGPR; this is encoded by the coding sequence ATGAAGACGTTCTCCGAACGCAACCCATACATCATCGGCGGCATCGGCATCGCTGTCGTCCTGGGTCTTGTCGCGCTCCTCCTCAGTTTTCACCAGTTGCCCTTCGTCTCCGACACCAAGGAGTACTCCGGCTACTTCGCCGAGGCAGGTGGGCTCAAAGGCGGTGAGGGCGTGCAGGTCTCGGGCCTGAGGGTCGGCGAGGTGTCAGGTATCACGCTGGACGGGAACCGTGTCCTGGTCAAGTTCAAGATTGACCGCAACGTACGGCTGGGAGACCGCACGGAAGCGGCGATCAAGACCAGAACCGTGCTGGGCTCGAAATACCTCGAGGTGACCCCGCGCGGCAACGGCTCTCTGAACCAGACCATTCCGCTGGACCGCACGCGTTCGCCGTACCAACTGACCGACGCCCTCGGCGACCTGTCCAAGACCATCAAGGGGTTGAACACCGATCAGCTCTCGAACTCGCTGTCGACGCTGGCTCAAACCTTCCAAGACACCCCTCCGGACCTGAAGATCGCGGTGTCGGGCATCGAGCGCATCTCGCAGACGCTCAACAATCGCGACGAGCAATTGCGCAACCTGCTCGCGAACGCCAACGAGGCGACGAAGGTGCTCGGCGACCGCAGCGATCAAATCGCGGGTCTGATTACCGACGCCAACGCCCTGCTCGGCGAGCTGCAGACGCAGGACGCGGCTCTCGATCAGATCGCAGGCAACATCTCGGCACTGAGTCATCAGCTGGCCGGTGTCATCAAGGAGAACCGCGACACGCTGCGGCCCGCCCTGGACAAACTGAACGGTGTTCTCGCGATCGTGAACAACCGCAAGGATCGCGTGCAGAAATCCATCAAGCTGCTCAACGCCTATGCACTGGGTCTGGGTGAATCCGTGGCTTCCGGGCCATTTTTCAAGGCATATCTGGTCAATCTCTTCCCAGGCCAGTTCGTCCAACCGTTTATCGATGCGGCGTTTTCCGACCTGGGCGTCGATCCCAACACCCTGTTGCCGTCCCAGCGTAGCGACCCCCAAATCGGTCAGCCCGGGACACCCGCACTGCCGGTGCCCTACCCGCGCACCGGGCAGGGCGGCGAGCCGAAAATGACCCTCCCGGATGCGATCACCGGCAAGCCGGGTGATCAGGGGTGTGGTCCGCCGGGTCTGCCGCTGCCCGGACCGACCGGTTGTTACCCGTATCGGGAACCGCCTCCCGCATCACCTCGCGGCGGACCGCCGCCAGGGCCGCCGGCGCTGCCCGCGCCGGGGTATGCCTCCACACCGACACCGCCGCTGCCCATTTATCAGTCGGCGCCCGGTGAGGCTGCGCCGGCGGGTCCTGCGCCCGGGCCGACGCAACCGCCAGCTGAGGGGCCACGATGA
- a CDS encoding CAP domain-containing protein, with product MSGYRVTKAPHRAVVALAVVLLANPVLDAPSAHADNSRQLRSIFIDIYTAQQRNGCKTDPRLDNRLVEAARIHTLDVLANRDLNGDIGSDGSTPLDRANGQGFVGKVAETVAINPALAISDIEVLQQWWSDPASRATMQDCGNTAIGVWSENSLDRTVVVAVYGQPVIP from the coding sequence ATGAGTGGATATCGCGTGACGAAGGCTCCCCACAGGGCGGTCGTGGCGCTCGCGGTGGTGCTGCTCGCCAACCCGGTGCTCGACGCGCCATCGGCGCACGCCGATAACTCCCGGCAGCTCCGAAGCATCTTCATCGACATCTACACCGCACAGCAGCGCAACGGTTGTAAGACCGATCCTCGGCTGGACAACCGGCTCGTCGAGGCAGCACGCATTCATACGCTCGATGTACTAGCAAACCGGGACCTCAACGGAGACATAGGTTCCGACGGATCTACACCACTGGACAGGGCAAACGGTCAGGGTTTCGTCGGCAAGGTCGCAGAGACAGTGGCCATCAATCCCGCGCTGGCCATCAGCGACATCGAAGTTTTGCAGCAGTGGTGGTCTGACCCCGCTTCTCGCGCGACCATGCAGGATTGCGGTAACACCGCCATCGGAGTGTGGTCCGAAAACAGTCTGGACCGCACCGTGGTGGTCGCGGTGTACGGCCAACCCGTCATTCCCTGA
- a CDS encoding MCE family protein: MLILLIVGVMVFTAGMFTRSFRSSIPVTITAQRAGLILETNAKVKFRGIEVGRVSGVAGGTPVSLKVDIYSDQTSYIPANVKAQIMAPTAFGPKFVDLVAPDDASAKHLAAGAVVPATTVSTEVNTIFENLVGVLNQVDPAKLNAILSALGEGLRGQGPALGQAVTDANEVLGAINPRSEAIRQDWRSLKSFSDTYGAAAPDILATLNAIDTTGATITSHAGALDALLLNAIGLSNSGIDVLAPSKDNLIRAVNVLEPTTNLLLKYNPEYTCLLTGAKWGLDNGFYTAAGGNGKSVILDVGILLGNDPYVYPDNLPIVAAKNGPGGKPGCGSLPDASKNFPVRQLVTNTGWGTGTDIRGNVGLGHPCYANFFPVTRAVPNPPSIRCQGPPSPDNPWPPPGPLPAELTGPAPGPPPPGPPPAP, encoded by the coding sequence ATGCTCATTCTGCTGATCGTCGGGGTGATGGTCTTCACCGCGGGCATGTTCACGCGATCGTTTCGCTCCTCCATTCCGGTGACGATCACAGCGCAGCGGGCGGGCTTGATCCTGGAGACCAACGCGAAAGTGAAGTTTCGCGGCATCGAAGTGGGACGGGTCAGCGGTGTCGCCGGGGGTACGCCGGTCAGCCTCAAAGTCGACATCTACTCGGATCAAACGTCATACATCCCCGCCAACGTCAAGGCGCAAATCATGGCGCCGACCGCGTTCGGACCGAAGTTTGTGGATCTCGTTGCCCCCGACGATGCCAGTGCCAAGCACCTTGCCGCGGGCGCGGTCGTGCCGGCAACTACCGTGAGCACCGAAGTGAACACCATCTTCGAGAACCTCGTAGGGGTGCTGAACCAGGTCGACCCGGCCAAGCTCAACGCCATATTGAGCGCCTTGGGGGAGGGGTTGCGCGGTCAGGGCCCGGCCCTCGGACAGGCAGTCACCGATGCCAATGAGGTACTCGGGGCCATCAACCCGCGCAGTGAAGCGATCCGCCAGGATTGGCGTTCGCTCAAGTCCTTCAGCGACACGTATGGCGCTGCCGCGCCCGACATCCTGGCCACTCTGAATGCCATCGATACCACCGGGGCGACCATCACCAGTCACGCGGGGGCGCTGGATGCCCTGCTGCTGAACGCGATTGGCTTGTCGAACAGCGGGATTGACGTGTTGGCTCCGAGTAAAGACAACTTGATACGGGCGGTGAATGTCCTCGAGCCGACCACGAATCTGCTCCTGAAGTACAACCCCGAGTACACGTGTCTGCTCACGGGCGCGAAGTGGGGCTTGGACAACGGGTTTTACACAGCCGCCGGCGGCAACGGCAAGTCGGTGATTCTCGACGTCGGCATCCTGCTGGGCAACGATCCGTATGTATATCCTGACAACCTGCCCATCGTCGCCGCCAAAAATGGCCCCGGGGGCAAACCGGGCTGCGGCTCATTGCCCGACGCGTCGAAGAACTTCCCAGTCCGCCAATTGGTTACCAACACCGGCTGGGGCACCGGCACGGACATCCGCGGCAACGTCGGCTTGGGTCATCCGTGCTACGCCAACTTCTTCCCCGTCACCCGCGCCGTCCCCAATCCGCCGAGCATCCGGTGCCAGGGGCCACCGTCTCCAGATAACCCGTGGCCACCGCCGGGACCGCTGCCTGCCGAGCTGACCGGACCCGCCCCAGGGCCGCCGCCGCCGGGCCCTCCGCCGGCACCGTGA
- a CDS encoding MCE family protein, with protein sequence MKISLGGVVWRLAVFGVVCVFAIVALFAVFAQLRVDTTANYNATFNNVSGLKIGDFVRVAGVEVGKVKNLVIQDDSTVHVEFSASSSVLLTAGTKVVVRYENLVGDRYLALLEGPGDVRRLQPGQTIPISNTLPALDLDALIGGLRPLFRALNPEQVNSLTGELIQALQGQGATIKSILAQTASLTDTLANRDQLIGQVIDNLNSVLGSLGDQSKQFDKAVDSVSQLVRGLAAHKDDISGALGNANAAAGTIADLLSQARPPLQETVRQLDRVASIVVSDHDYVDNLLNKLPDKYQLLARQGLYGDFFNFYLCDAVLKMNGKGGEPVYIKVAGQDTGRCAPK encoded by the coding sequence TTGAAAATCTCACTTGGAGGCGTGGTTTGGCGCCTGGCTGTGTTCGGCGTGGTATGTGTGTTCGCGATCGTCGCGCTGTTCGCCGTTTTCGCACAGCTGCGCGTTGACACCACGGCCAACTACAACGCAACCTTCAACAACGTCTCCGGGTTGAAGATCGGAGACTTTGTCCGCGTGGCCGGAGTCGAGGTCGGGAAGGTCAAGAACCTCGTGATCCAGGACGACTCCACCGTCCACGTCGAATTCAGCGCAAGCTCTTCGGTGCTGCTGACGGCAGGGACAAAGGTCGTCGTCCGGTACGAGAACCTGGTCGGTGACCGGTACCTGGCTCTGTTGGAGGGTCCCGGAGACGTCAGGAGACTCCAACCGGGACAGACAATTCCGATCTCCAACACGCTGCCTGCCCTCGATCTGGACGCCCTCATCGGCGGGTTGCGCCCGCTGTTCCGCGCGCTGAATCCAGAGCAGGTCAACTCGTTGACGGGTGAGCTCATCCAGGCTCTTCAGGGGCAGGGTGCGACCATCAAATCGATTCTGGCGCAGACGGCTTCGCTGACAGATACGTTGGCCAACCGCGACCAGCTGATCGGGCAGGTGATAGACAATCTAAATTCCGTGCTGGGATCACTGGGAGATCAGAGCAAGCAGTTCGACAAGGCGGTGGATTCCGTTTCGCAGTTGGTGCGGGGTCTTGCCGCCCACAAGGACGACATCAGCGGTGCGCTCGGAAATGCCAACGCGGCCGCCGGAACCATCGCTGATCTGTTGTCACAGGCTCGCCCTCCACTGCAGGAGACCGTTCGCCAGCTCGACCGCGTCGCCTCGATTGTCGTCAGCGACCACGACTACGTCGATAACTTGCTGAACAAGCTTCCGGACAAGTATCAACTTCTGGCCAGGCAAGGACTTTACGGCGACTTCTTCAACTTCTATCTGTGCGATGCGGTTCTCAAGATGAACGGCAAGGGCGGCGAACCGGTGTACATCAAGGTTGCCGGCCAAGACACCGGGCGGTGCGCGCCGAAATGA
- a CDS encoding TetR/AcrR family transcriptional regulator yields the protein MSDRSSAGVVRKSDRTRESILDAARIAFARKGFSGVTIRDITDLAAVNRAGFYYYFADKTELFVELGTQTYRQVLEVAEAFGELDAPPSRHQLEMWVERYFDYLDRSGAFVIRSADDMPTDPKFRARVTRSHRRTAAALGAGAGIAKVAVTPLRVDPAASGLAVMAMLERSWLMVSHNEIASVDRTAVLAAATELLWRTVNAQP from the coding sequence GTGTCTGACCGGTCGTCGGCAGGCGTCGTCCGCAAGTCTGACCGCACTCGCGAGTCGATTCTGGACGCTGCCCGGATCGCGTTCGCGCGCAAGGGCTTCTCCGGTGTGACGATCCGCGACATCACCGATCTCGCGGCCGTGAACCGTGCGGGTTTCTACTACTACTTCGCAGACAAGACCGAGCTCTTCGTTGAGTTGGGCACGCAGACCTACCGGCAGGTGCTCGAGGTTGCCGAAGCGTTCGGAGAGCTCGACGCTCCGCCGTCGCGCCACCAGCTCGAGATGTGGGTCGAGCGCTATTTCGATTATCTCGACCGCAGCGGCGCCTTCGTCATCCGTTCCGCCGACGACATGCCCACTGATCCGAAGTTCCGTGCGCGCGTCACCCGCTCGCATCGCCGAACCGCCGCCGCCCTGGGCGCTGGGGCAGGTATCGCCAAGGTGGCGGTCACGCCACTCCGCGTGGATCCCGCTGCCAGCGGGCTCGCCGTTATGGCGATGCTCGAGCGGTCCTGGTTGATGGTGAGCCACAACGAGATCGCGTCGGTCGACCGGACGGCCGTCCTCGCGGCGGCCACCGAGCTGTTGTGGCGGACCGTGAACGCCCAGCCATGA
- a CDS encoding ABC transporter permease yields MSLDTFVAMVRPPFAWREFLYQCWFVARVSLFPVIALSIPFNMLTIFFLNILLGEIGASDASGGATSLAVIVNTGPIIAVLVVAGAGATAMCADLGARTIREELDAMRVIGINPIQALVVPRVLAATLVSFLLVSIVSLVAIVSCFVFSVYVQHVTPGAFASGLTLIIGTSDVVVCLLKGAVFGVAAGLIACYKGVTVGGGPQGVGNAVNETVVYAAVVLFIIDVLLTAASFKGLQ; encoded by the coding sequence ATGTCGCTGGACACCTTCGTGGCTATGGTCCGGCCGCCGTTCGCGTGGCGCGAGTTCCTGTACCAGTGCTGGTTTGTGGCGCGGGTGTCGCTATTCCCCGTGATCGCGCTGTCGATCCCGTTCAACATGCTGACGATCTTCTTCCTCAACATCCTGTTGGGCGAGATCGGCGCGTCCGACGCCTCCGGCGGAGCCACCTCCTTGGCGGTGATCGTCAACACCGGTCCGATCATCGCGGTGCTGGTGGTCGCCGGCGCGGGGGCGACAGCGATGTGCGCCGATCTTGGTGCGCGGACGATCCGCGAAGAACTCGACGCCATGCGAGTGATCGGCATCAACCCGATCCAGGCGTTGGTGGTCCCGCGTGTCCTAGCCGCGACCCTCGTCTCGTTTCTTCTGGTGTCGATTGTGTCGCTCGTCGCCATCGTCTCGTGCTTCGTGTTCTCCGTCTACGTACAGCACGTCACCCCAGGGGCATTCGCCTCGGGTTTGACGCTCATCATCGGTACCAGTGACGTGGTGGTGTGCCTCCTCAAAGGCGCGGTGTTCGGCGTGGCGGCGGGTCTGATCGCCTGCTACAAGGGCGTCACGGTAGGTGGCGGCCCGCAGGGCGTGGGCAACGCGGTCAATGAAACCGTGGTTTACGCGGCGGTGGTGCTCTTCATCATCGATGTGCTCCTCACAGCGGCGAGTTTCAAGGGGTTGCAATGA